Genomic window (Brevibacterium paucivorans):
CAGGATTCTGTGGCCGAGCACCGCACGGTGGTGTCGTTGGTGGAATTTTCGAGGTCGACGGGGGTGGCGTTGGCGCCGCTGCTGTCCGGATTGGCGTCCGATATGCGGCGGGCAGAGCGTAGGCGCCGACAGATGGCGGCTGCGAAATTGGGCGTTCACCTGGTCATTCCGTTGGGAGTGTGCGTTTTGCCGTCGGTGATTCTCACGGGTGTGGTGCCGGTGGTGATCACGCTGGTGGGCGATATGTCGGCGATTTTTGTGCGGTGAGCGTTGGGCGGTTGTGGGGTGCATGACCTGTGGATACTGCACGCGTTGGAGTGGCCCGCGGCATGTGGAAGAAATGGCGTTTTCCACAGTTGCGAATGGGGCTCTTTCTGAGGGGGAGTGCGGTGCGAGACGCTCAAAGTCCATCGCACACAAAGAGAAAGGAAAGACGATGGAGTCGAAAGAAATCATGCGAGTTGACCTGCGTGACGAAACCGGGGCGACCACAGCTGAATACGCGATTACGACGTTAGCTGCGTGTGGCTTCGCGGCGTTGCTGGTGGTGTTGCTGAAGAGTGAACCGATCAACAACATTCTGCTCAACCTCATGCAAACCGCATTGGGAATGGGGCAGTAATGCGATGGCTCGTCCCACTGCGAGGATCGGTGCAGGAATGGGTTAAGCATATTGGGTGCTGTGCTGGGTTCGGCGGGCACGAGGCTGTGGCATCGAGCGGTGTGCTTGGTGATCGCAGGGGTGTGTCGGGTGAGCGTAGGACAGGCTCTGGCCAACGCAGGGCAAAGGTGCGGAGCAGTGAACGTGGCACGGTGACTGCTGAGTTCGCTGTGGTGCTTCCTGCGTTGGTGTTGGTGCTGATCCTCGTGGTGGGTGCGGGCGTCATTGGGATTGCGCAGGTGCGGGTGTACGAGGCGGCTCGGGCGGGCGCCAGGGAAGCGGCCCGAGGTGAGCCCTCGCAAGACATTGAGAAGGCGGCTAAGCGTAAGGCTGGGCCGGGTTCGACAGTGACCGTGTCGCAGGGTGGAGGATACGCGAAGGTGCATGTGAAAACTACGTTACCCAAAGCGTTGCATCCGGTGATGAAGGAAGTTGAAGCGTCAGCCGAGGCCCGGACGGAAGGTGAAAGCCATGGTTCGCTCGATGGGCATTAGAGCCGAGGCGGGTGGTTTGCGTTCTGTGGCGGGAATGTGGAGAGCGCGTTCTGTGAGGCGAGAGAGCGGTTTGCGTGAGCGGGGGCGTGGCACACATGAGCGGGGGACCGCGACCGTGATGGCCGTAGCGCTGACGGCGTTTGCGTTGGTGCTGATGGGCGCGGTGGGGTTCGCTGCGCGAAGTGCGTTGATCAAAGCGCATGCCGAGGGGACCGCGGACCTGGCGGCGTTGGGTGCGGCTGATGCGGTGCGCGGCAAAGTGCCCGGCGAGCCGTGCCAGGTGGCCAAGGAGATGGTGAAACGTGAAGACCTCGAGATGGTCGACTGTGTCGCGCGTACTGACCTGGGCACTGTGAAGGTGGAAGTGAAAGCTGAGATGCCCAAACCGCTCAAGGCCATCAAGGTGACCGCGGTTGCGGGAAACCCACAGGGTAACTGAGGGCGGGGTGTTGCTTCGGTCGCGCGAGAGACGACGTTGGTTGTCTAAGGGGCTGCCGAGCGCGGGTGTTTGCGCACTTCGAAGCTAGGGGTCACTTAGGGGATCGACGTCGATTGCGCGCGGAACTTTATATCACCTCGGCGCCGGTCTTCTAGGGTTCGACCGATTTAGCTCCTATTGCGCGTAAGTCGAACATATATCGAATAGTAGTAAACAAATGGTGATCTAGATATTGAATATGTGTTCTAATAGTGGTAAGATTGAACCACGAAGGAGGTGAGAAGCGATGTTTCATCCAGGCTTAGAAGAAGACACGGCCCTCTATTGCGAACCCAGCGATGCGGTATTTGAGGCTTTCGGGCAAGTTGAGCGCGAGGTCAATGACGCGACCATTAAGCGCGCCGAGGCCTTGGTTTCTGTCATCGTTGCTCACCTCGACCCAATGCCGGATGACTCATTGGAGCTACGTACAGTTTTCGATG
Coding sequences:
- a CDS encoding DUF4244 domain-containing protein, encoding MESKEIMRVDLRDETGATTAEYAITTLAACGFAALLVVLLKSEPINNILLNLMQTALGMGQ
- a CDS encoding TadE family type IV pilus minor pilin, giving the protein MTAEFAVVLPALVLVLILVVGAGVIGIAQVRVYEAARAGAREAARGEPSQDIEKAAKRKAGPGSTVTVSQGGGYAKVHVKTTLPKALHPVMKEVEASAEARTEGESHGSLDGH
- a CDS encoding Rv3654c family TadE-like protein: MRRESGLRERGRGTHERGTATVMAVALTAFALVLMGAVGFAARSALIKAHAEGTADLAALGAADAVRGKVPGEPCQVAKEMVKREDLEMVDCVARTDLGTVKVEVKAEMPKPLKAIKVTAVAGNPQGN